From the Williamwhitmania taraxaci genome, the window ATAGCCCATCGTAATGTTGAGCCGCTCCAGATTTCGCGGTAAGGCACGTAGTACGGGCAAAAGATACTGCTCCTCAGGAAATATAATGGCGCAACTTTCGTCGAGTTGCCCACCCTTGGACTGGATCTCCTCGAGCAGAGTGGGAACAAGTTTTGCCTGAGCAACGCCCGTAGGACTACCAATAACGGTAATTTGCCTATTCTCCTTTAGATTGGAGAAGTGTTGACTACCGATGGCATTGGGAAACAATAGCATATTAGCTCGGATAAAGTTTCCCGCCTCCTGCACATCGTCTTGAGTGTAATAGGTGTCGTAATCCCAGTAAAACAGCGCCTTTTCCTCTCGCTTGAAATACTTAAAAAGAGCCTTTTCACAATCATTTAGGGCATTAAAACCTACAAAAGCATACATGCCCTCCGAAAGGCCCTTAACTTCGCCACGATCAAATAGGTCGGCGGCGGCATGGTAGGCCATTCCCTCGTAAACAAGCCCTTGGTTATTTAACTGATCCTTAAACTCTTGGTAGATGGAACCCAATACATCCCATATGGTAAGAAATCGGGATTTAATCTCCGATTCGGTCTCAATTTCGAAAAGATGAATAAAGGAAGCGAGTGCTTCGCGCTGCTCTTCTGAGACTGCATCAAACTTGCCCTCCAGTTCTTTAATCGCTTGGATGTTGCGGAACAACAGAGAACTATCCACTCGATACTTATCCACAGAATCGAAGTCCATAAGCATAACTTCGCCCCAGTAATAAAACTTATCAAAACTATCGTCCGACTCCATAACGCGCGAGTAGACCTTATATAGTTCCAGAACAAGCGAGAGTTGGTCGGCCAACCGATACCCAGATGCTTGGAGCATGATATCTGAGATGGCAACTACCGGCGGGTGCCACAGTGGTTTATTCACCATTGAAGCCAAATGCTTGGCAAAGAAAAGTCCGGCACGGCGGGTTGGGAATACAAGGGTAACGCCCTCTAGGTCGTCGCCGTAGCGCGAGTATAAATCTTTGGCTACCAGTTTCAGAAATGGCTCCATGAATCAATATTATTTAGTAGAATCGATCATCATGCCTTGAGGATTACCAAACACATGAACAATCTCAATATTTTTTGATTGAGAAATCCCACCTGGATTAAGTCCAGGAGCTCCCTCGGGAATACTTAAATTCATTCCCTCAAAATAGGTTTTCCAAACAGGAAAGACGGTTCCAGTAGCAGGATCGCTAAAGGTCATAGGCTTCAATTCAAATAGCGGAACACCGAACGAGTCCAAGTAAGCAAAATAGACCAACTCACTGCAGTAGTAAGCATCGTTGGATATGTCAAAAACCGTATCGTAAGGCTTGCCCATATAATTTAATGCTCTGATTACCGCAGCAGTGGTTAATTCTCGATAATTCTCGGTTAACCTTCCAACAATAACCTTTGGCTTTCCTGCAGAATCGGCACTCCTTTTCAAAAATTCATCAAGGGAGGTGAGCGAAACGCCCTTAGATATGGCCTCGAGCACTTGGGTATTACCAACGGAGTCAACTACCACAATCCCTACGTGCGAAAACTTTGCCCCATGCCAACCAAAAGTAACTGTTTCGATGGCGCTACACATATCCCCACAATCAATATCCTGAAACAGCAAATCACCATTCCGAAGGGTGAAGTGTTTCTCCTTTATAGCATGGTTGCAGCCGACAAAAACAGTCACTGCCATAAAGAGTAATACTATTGTTTTTGCAATGTTTCGCATACACATTGTAGCGTTTAAATTGGGTAAAGACAACATACTAAAAAAACTAGCAAAACTAAGCCAATCAAACCAAAGGTGTATAAAATTTCCCTTGCCAACTATCCTTGCTCTCGAGCAACTTCTCAAACATCACCCCGAGCTGATCGGCGCGGAAATTTCCCCAAGCCGGAGCAACCAAAAACCTTGGCGGCACCTCGTTAACAAACCGTTCAATTACGATATTTGGATTGAATTGCTCTACAAAACTAGCCAAGAACTCCATATAATCGTCCAAACCAAAAAGATTAAACTGAGTAGAATCCGCCAGATACTGACGCTCCATAGCCGTATCCTTTACAATCTGGAGCTGGTGAAACTTTATGGTATCGAGCGGAAGAGCCGAGAGAATTTTTGCCTGTGCAAGCATTTCGTTTTGTGATTCTCCGGGAAGTCCAAAGATTATATGTGCACCAACCTTAATACCCCGCTTTGCAGTCTCACGAATTGCCCATTCAGCCAACTCGTAGCTATGTCCACGATTTATGGATTCGAGAGTGGAATTATAACAACTTTCAATGCCATATTCAATAATCACATAACGCTCCTTTGCCAATTCGGCAAAGTAATCGAGTTTTTCAGCGTCAATACAATCCGGACGCGTGCCAATAACCAAACCAATAACCCCAGGATGAGCTAATGCTTGGGAGTAAATAGACTTGAGGTCGGCTAGTGGGGCGTGGGTATTGGAGAATGCCTGAAAGTAGGCCAGGAAACGTTCCGCACGCCGATAACGGTTAGCATGAAACTCGATTCCCTCCTCAACTTGCTGTATTATGGGTTTCACCGCAAGGCAATAGCTGGGATTAAAAGCATCGTTGTTGCAGTATGTGCAGCCACCGGTGCTTACAGAGCCATCGCGGTTGGGGCAAGTAAAACCAGCATCGATGGTCAACTTTTGCACCCTACCGCCAAACACTCGTTTAAAGTAGCCCGCGTAGGAGTTATACCTTCGCGAATCACCCCAAGGATATATTTTTTCAGTTGTATTCATTTCGGGGTGAAGATAGGTAGAAAATAGTTTTTATAGGTAGCAATAAAACACATAGAAAGTAACTAACTTGTGGGAAAAATGAATACAAGTAAAAGCATTCTTAGAACAACTTTTGACTTACCGTGTTTAGAATCAAAAATAAACCTATGCTGAAGTATTTAGAATGGCTCGAAAAGAGCATAATATTCATCCTTATTGGGATAATCACCCTGATTTTGGTATTTGCAACGCTTGATATGCTAATTACCATTGGGACCAAGATAATCACCCCACCATACTTTTTACAGGCAGAAAACCTCATGGAACTCTTCAGCGTTTTTCTGATAATCCTTATCGGCATTGAACTACTGGAAACCATCAAGGCATTTCTCAAGGAAAATATTGTACATGTCGAAATAGTCGTATTAGTAGCCATTATTGCAGTTGCCCGCAAGGTGATAATTTGGGATTCGAGCAAACAAGCATCTTCGGAACTGATACCCTACGCGGTTATCTTGCTGAGTTTAGCAATTACTTACTTCGTTATTCGTCGATCCAATAAGCGGCTAATATTCCCACGTTTGAAAACACCAGGGACGTCGAATATCATTGCTAAAGTGGAACCAAAGATGAAAAAGAAGTAGCAGACAACGGTGATTACGAGCAGCAGTTAGATGAATTTCTCACGCAACTGCAGCTTCAGCATACCACCAAGAATAAACACTACGCTACCAACCATCAAAAAAATTCTATTCTTAAAAACAATCTTGGCCCAAACAACTTGATTGAGGTCCGATGGCATTTTGAAAGGATTTAGAAAGATATCCCAGTAGCCAAGGCTCATATTTTGGGAAAGAATGGTGATAAAAAGTCCAACAATAATCATGATAACGGCAGTACCATTTCCATTCCGAACTACGGTTGAGAGCCAAAACGCCATTGTTCCGAGAAAGATATTTGTAACCATAAGGTGCATGCCGAAACTAAAAACAGGAATTGGTTCTACAAGGATGCAAGCTAGCGCACCAAAACCTAATAGAAGCAGGAATACAAACAGAAAGATAACCGCCAAGCGGAAAAGCCAAACTTTGAAACGATAATCGGGAACCCCGAATAGCATTTCCAATATTCGCGTATCGGCGTCGTGCTGAATGCCAAAAACTGTAGGGTAAAACATCAGGAGAAGCCCAGGAAGAACGAGCGAACTGTAAATACTCTCCAGCCGAACATTTGGCTCATTAAAAACCATCATGATGGTAACAAAGAGGTAGAAGGCTAGTGCAGCTGCTAAGAACCATATAAACTTACCAGAGAATACTATCTGGAGGTTATACCGGACTAGTTTTAACCCAAAACGGAGACGATTATTTATGGCAGATCCGTGAATTGACATAGTGCAAGAATGCATTAAAAACAGTAAAACAAAAAAACCAATCTTACAATACTCGTTTTATTACCGGCATGTTGAAAACTTCAACCGCCATATTCTAACAAATAATAACTATGCCGACACAATATTTTTGAGTAAGCAGAGGTAAGCATCCTCGAGTCCTGGCTTAACAAGTTCAGCGTTGGGAGTAGGCTTTAGTGCCGACACGCAGCGCACGCGTACCAAATCGCCCTCGAGCCGATGGTGAACCACAAGAGCCTTTTCGCCAAACTGTTCAAACTCCTCCATGGGTATGGTAAAGTTCCAAACAAATCCCTCGGCAAGATTTGTCATATCATGAGGAATGCCTACATACTTAAGGGCTCCCTTATTGATAACCGCCACATTATTGCACGATGAAGAGATATCCTCAATTACGTGCGTAGAGAAAATCACGATACGCTCCCGGCTTAAATCGACAAGCAAATTACGAAAACGGATACGCTCACGAGGATCAAGGCCGGCGGTGGGTTCGTCTACCACCAAAATCCTTGGCAAATGCAGCAATATCTGTGCAATGCCTATACGTTGCTTCATTCCACCCGAGAAAGAGCCAATTTTCTGATCTTTCTTCTCGAGCATATGGACCGATTTAAGCACGTACTCGATGCGCTGCAATCGGGTGGGTTCATCCGTTATCCCCTTCAGCATGGCTTGGTAATCGAGATAATCCCAAGCGGTCAAGTTCTCATAAGTTCCAAACTCTTGAGGAAGATAACCAATAAGCCCCTGAAGCTCTTCCCGCCGTTCGAGTGTATCAATACCATTGATGAATATCTTCCCATAGCTTTGATCCAATATACCGCAGATAATACGCATCATGGTTGTTTTTCCGGCACCATTGGGACCGAGTAGCCCAAACATACCGGTTTCAATTTCGAGCGAAACCCCAGCTAAAGCCTTAAATGGCTGTCGGCGTTTACCTAAAAACGGTATGGCCTTTACCAACCGATAAAAGGCTCGTCGAATACCACCCATTCGTCCGGTAATTCTATCTACATTAATCTGATCGTTGTAGAGCTTGCGAGCGGTAAGGTAAATGATGATCGCCAAGGTCCAAATGATCCCCAGAAAAACCACAAGACCTACGCTTGAACTCTTCGCATAGAATACGGCAAGGTTCATAAACATATAGCCCCACACGAGAATCTTCAGTAAATGACTCTTAATCCAACGATTAATACCCCAAAGCGGTTTCCATGCAGTAAATGCCTTGTTGATGGGTGTAAAAACATTAACCAACGACAAACCAGTGAGATGGACAAATATGAATGTCATAAATAATCCCTCTAACCGGAAATAGGTAAAGTAGATTAGAAATCCAAGGAGTGGGAGTTGCCAACGGTAGTTGAGCAAGACAGCCTTTAACGTTAGTTCTTTGGAACCGACCAACCGGCTAACCAAACGCTTTCCTGAATTCCACTCACGACTAAACCGTCCATCCCGTTCATAAACCTTCACCAAGTTTTGGATCTTGATTCGAATGGGTTCAGCGTCGGCAATAAGCTTTGTTTTTGCTCTTCGCGTGCTTGAAATTAGGAAGTGTGTTAAGGCTGGAACGGCAATGAGCAATGAAGTAATACCACCCATTTTCAGAAGAAAGCCATCCGCCATATAGTAAATGGAGAAACTCCCGAAAAGTAGCGTAGCCAACATGATTATCTGAACAACTTTCGTCTGATTGCGAATCCACTCAATGCCATTCTCGAGGCCGGAGTAACAGGTAGGGATAAACACGAGGGTAAGAATTGTGCTGAAAGATAATCCACCAATGACCGTAATTGCGAACGTAGCCCCAATGGTTGCCACATACTCCTTTGTTCCTAAAGCTAAAGGAACCAATGCGACAATGGTGGTTAGTGAGGTTATCAAAATAGGTCTTACCCTTGAAATTCCCGATGTGATAATAGCTCGGTTCTTACCAAAGCCACGCTTTCGGAGGATTTTGGCATAATCCAACAGAATAATTCCATTGTTTACGACCACCCCAATTAGAATTATAAAGCCCATGAGCGCATTTGAGTTGAGAAGACTTTTCCCTGAAAGCATAATGGCAAGAATAGACCCTATGGCAGCCAATGGAATGGTAAACATCAACACAAGTGGGGCGATTAACGATTCAAAAACCGAGGCAAGAATCATGTAGATGAGCAGAAGTGCAGCACCAATCAAGAAGTAGTATTCACTAAAATCCGTTTGATCGTGCTTAATCTCTGCAACCACGCCCGAAGGTAAAGGATAGTTAGCCACGAGCTGGTCAATTTCGGCACGATAGAAATCGCGAGCCTCGCGAGTATTTACGGCCTCCTCTGGATAGGCAAAGGTTAGGGTCACCTGCTTCTCTTGGTTTACACGCATAATCTCTGATTTCCCGGTAGCATACTCAATTTCCGAAACGGATTGAAGATCGTGTTCGCTGCCACTCAAATCTTTAACAGGAAGAACTTTTAAATCACGAGCAGATCGGCTTTTTGACTTCTCTTCTTCGGTATTCTTTTCTTTAATTATAATATCATACTCCTCATTACCTTGCTTAAACTTGATACCAGTGGAAATTTCACCGGAGAAATTATTAAGGGCGTTGCCAACTTCGGAAAGTGGTATATTAAGTTCGTTCAGCAATATTTGGTCGAACAATAGATGAACTTCCGGCCGCTCGGGTTGTATACTCTGTGTTATCCAGATTGTTTTTGATTTGAGCCTGAACTCTAAATCATCGGCTGCTTTCTGAAGAAGACGGAAGTCCTGCCCCTTCAATATTACGGATTCGGAATTATCGCCCATACCCAGCATCCCAGCAAAGGCAGCAGACTCTACTCCACTTCCACGTCGGGCACCTCCACCTCCACTACCCCCGCCAGCAGCCTCTTCAAAATCAATCATGGCATTGGGTAAATCCGCCGTCTTCTGCCGCAGGTCATTTTTAAGATCTATCAATCGTTTGTCGCGTTCTTTCTCAAAGTCCTCCTTCAATTCCACCGAAATGCTTGCATTTGCAGCCTGAATTCTACTGGAGGATTGCTTTACTTCGGGCCATTCTTTTAAATATCCCTCGATAACACGAATAGTCTTATCGGTAGTCTCGAGAGAGGAGCCTGATTGCATGGTAACAAACACCTTGAGTTGACTCGTTACCGCCTGTTCTTCGCTGGTTACGCTAAATGCTAAACCTAGCATAAGCGAGATAAAGAAAAGAGATACTCCGCTTAGAATGGTTGCTACTGGATGGCGAAGCCCTGTTTTGAGTAACGCCAAATACATTTGAATGAGACGATGGCGTAACCCTATCGTCTGGATAGTTTGCACCCTTTTTCGGCCACCACTAATAAAAAAATGGGTAATAGCAGGAATCAATACCAATGCTGCGATTAGGGAGATCAAAAGCGTTGCAACAATTGATATCCCAACATTAAAGCCCAGCACTTTCACCAAAAATATATCGCTAAAAGTAAAGGGTAAGAATACAGCAAGAGTTGTAAGTGTAGAAGCAAATATCGAACGCCACACCTCGCCAGTTCCTCTCAGCACCGATTGATCGGCCAACGACCCAGGAATACTTTGGTGTCGAAATATATTCTCAAGCACAACCACGCTATTGTCCACAAGCATCCCAACAGCCAGCGCAACGCCAATTAAGGAAAGACTATTGATAGAAATATCAAACGCATAGAAAAAGTTAAAAGCAGCATAAACCGAGATGGGAATGGAAAGTCCGATAAGCGAAACAATCCGAATGTTGCCTAGGAAAAGCCATAGAATATAAATTGCAAAAAAACCACCCGTTATGGCGAGATCGGCAATATCATCGATGCTATTTTCCATCGTTTCGGCCGAATTGCTCTGTACCCCAATATGCACCTCTTGGGTAGCCAACTTCTCATTTAAGGTTGCAATAACCGCCAAGGTTCGATGCGACAATTCGATCATATTCGCTTGGCTATCGTTGGTTATGGAAATAGTAACCGCATCCTGCCCATTTATTCGGCTGTAGGAATCCTCCTTTTTAAAGCCAAAATAAATTTGAGCCACATCCTTCAAAAATACTGGACCTTTGGCCACCACAATAGATCCTACGTCATTCACATTTTCATACTCGGCAACCATATGGACAAACATCCTACTGGAACCATCCTGCACCTTCCCAACAAAAGTGCGCTGCTTTTGGTTGGACGACAGTGCACTCCGAACATCTCCTGTAGTAATACCGTGGGCCTTGCATGCATCGGGATCTACTATTACCTCTATGGTTTTTTCTTTCCCGCCAAAGATCCTAACCCGTGCAACACCCTCGACATTCTCCAACTCATTTTTTACTTTCTTATCGACCAAATTGCGAAGCCGCTCGAGTCCTCCGTTTCCCGTAACGTGTAGCTCCATAAAATTCCCAGCAAACTGGCTAGCATCAAACCTTACAATTTGAGTAAAAAGCCCTGCGGGAAGAGTAGGCTTAACCTGATCAACCTTTTGTTCCAGCTTAAGATAGCTGTATTTGAGATTTGTATTCTTTTTAAATGAAACGATAATTATGCCGTAGGTTGGTGTTATGCTTGATGTAATTCGCTCAATACCTTCCATGGTGCTAATTACCCCTTCGAGAGGAACGATTGCCTTCTGTTCCAAGTAATCGGGATCGACCTCAATGCCCGAACCCACTTGAACGATAAGAAAGGGCAGTTCCACATTGGGATATATCTCCACCGCCAATTTTTTATAGCTCACATACCCCAAAAGAGTGATGGCTATAAAAAACATTCCAATAAAAACTTTCCGTTTAATAATAAAGTCCATGCTAGTCGTTATTGGGTTGATCGTTCTGGAACCGGCCAAGCAGCCTATCGAAGGTATCGTAGAAGCAAGGAATCACAATCAGAGTAAGAATTGTAGAAGAAACCAACCCTCCAATAACTGCCAGAGCCATAGGGGCGCGTAAACTTGCTCCTTCACCAAATCCAATTACCATTGGAATAAGTGCAAGAATGGTAGTAAGAGTAGTCATAAGAATTGGCCGAATACGTTGCCGCGCAGCAACGACTATAGCCTCATGCCGATTCAATCCTGATTTCCTCAACTGAGTAATCCTATCGATAAGAATAATGGAAGCGTTTACCGTAATACCGGCCAGCATGATAATACCGATAAGTGCCATTATATTCATGGGTCGACCCAAAATAAAAAAGGTAATGAACGTTCCGGCTAACGATAGTGGAATTGAGAGCATAATAGTGAATGGATGAACCAATGACTCAAACTGGGACGCCATTACCATATACACCAGTAGTATGGAGAGAATAAAAGCAGTGCTTAGGTTCGCCATCGCTTCCTTTCGCTTCTCTTCCTCGCCTGTAACTTGAATCCGATACTGCGATGGAAGTTGAATGGAACTGATCCTTTCTTCAATCTGTTTTGCGACCTTATCGAGCGGCACATCGCTTGCTTTCTGTGCAAATATCTTAACCATTCGAACCTGATTACGATGGTAAATCTCGCGCGGAGAACGGCTTCTGGATATGGTTGCAATTTCACTCAAACGAAATACCTGGTCGCCATTTTGAATGAGAAGACCATCTAGCTGAGAAAGGGATTTCTCCGGAATTCTAATTTTTATTGGCCGCAACTCGCCTTGGTAATCAACCTGTCCTGCATCCTGCCCCTCGAGTTGGCTCTTAACCTGATCGATTACCGCTTGCATGGAGAGATTATACATTCCTGCTTTTATTCGATTTAACTGAATCTCAACTTCAGGAGTGCCCTCTTCAATGGAGGTTTGAATGTTGTAAATATCCTTCACCAAAAGCATCCGTGCCTTAACGCTATCGCATATTTCGGTAAGTAAGTTCAAATCGTCACCCTTTATCTCCACCACAACCGGAGCTTCTTGGGTTCCTAAGATTTGCCGTAAAGCAGAATCGTCGCGATTGAAACCTATCTCTAGGCCCAAAACGCCTGAAGTAGCCTTTGTAATGATTGCCATAACATCTTCGGGACTACGCTTGCTCTCTTTTTTAAGAATAATACGAACGTTTGCTGTGTTTTCTCCGGTATACACCGATGAAGCATTATCGGACAGACCACCGGAAGGTCCCACTTGGCTGTAAATCAATTCTAGATCATTGCCAAGGGCATCAGTAATAACTTGCTCAATATTCGATACGGCTGCTGATGTTCTGGGCAGCGTAGTTCCCTCCTGCATCTTTAAATCGAAGGTAAACTCTCTGCTATCAGCTTGGGGCATAAACTCAGTCCCAATAAATGGTACCAGCAAAAAACTTCCGATTGTAACTATAATGGCAGTAACCATTACGACAACCCGTTTCTTCAGAACCTTCTCCAAAAAGCGACCATATCCAGCAAACTTCAAAGATTTGGTAGAAACTGGTGCCGGTTTATTGGCATAGAAGAATTTATAGAGCATTGGCAACACAAGTATCGCGGCAAAAAGAGAGCAAAGCAACGAATATGTAACCGTAAGTGCTTGGTCGCGGAATAGTTCGCCCGAAGCCCCATGAAGATAAACAATGGGTAAAAAAACAACAATGGTGGTTATGGTAGAAGCAGTAATTGCAATGCCCACCTCGGAAGTTCCAATAATTGCAGCGTCACGAACCGATTTGCCCTCTTCGTGATTACGGAAGATATTTTCGATAACAACAATTGCGTTATCCACCAACATACCTGCACCCAAAGCCAATCCACCCAGCGTCATGATATTTAGACTCATGCCAGTGAAATACATCAACAGGAATGTAGCCACAATGGAAATGGGGATGGTAATGCTTACAATAAGCGTGGTACCTGCTCGCCGTAAGAAAAAGTAAAGCACTCCAATGGCCAGAACAATCCCCACCAAAAGGCTATCCTTAACCTCACCAATAGCCTGACTAATAAATGTTCCTTGGTTGGTAATCACATCCAACCTGCAAGAAGGTAAAATCTTTCGAATTGCAGTAAGCGATTTGTTAACCTCTGCGACAGCCTTTACCGTGTTAAATTTGGTTTCCTTATAGACGGATAGCGCAAGGCAGCGTTGTCCGTTTAACCGAACTATATTTATAGGATCTTGGTTACTAACGCTAATGGATGCAACCTCTTGAAGATAAATTGGTGCCCGCGTTCCAGCAGGATTACCCTTCTGGGTCGATTTATATCCAACAACCAAAGCGTTAAAATCCTCTACAGTTTTGAGTAAACTGACACCTTTCACAATGTATTGCATACCCGATTCGGTAATAGTACCACCAGATATCTGCTGATTGTGGGCCATGATCTTCTGGCTAATTTCGCTCAAAGTAAGACCAAAGGCTTGCAGCCGATAAGAGTCGGTGGTGATGCGCATCTCGCTCTCCTCTGCTCCACTAACCTCAACTTCGGCCACCCCTTCAATCCTCACCAGCTCATTCCGTATGTAATGATCGGCGAGCTTACGGAGTTGGTTGAGGTCAGGATCGCCAGCTTTGCTAAATCCAATAACCATGATGGGAGCGGCATTTGGATCATGCTGGGTTATGCGGATTTCATCAGACTGCTCTTTGTTGGAAAAGGTATTTACTGCCTTTTGCAGATCAAGGAAAGCCTCATCCATATCGGTTTTCCATCCAAACTCAACAGTAATTTGGGCACTACCAGCCCGAACCACTGATGCAACTTCCACTACACCAATTTGGCGAATAGCCATCGATTCTAACGATTCAACAAATTTCTTCTCCATCTCCTCGGGAGGTCTTTCACCTGAGCGAACCTCAATAAACAGCCTTGGATTATTCAGATTTGGAAAAAGATCAACCCCAAGTTTATCAAACGAAAACCAGCCAAGAACACCAATGGCAAAGATGATCATAAGGATGGAAACCGGGTAGTCAACCGCAAACTGCGTAATTTTCTTCATTGGGTAAATGATTTGGGTTGATTACCGAATAACCTTAACCTTACTATT encodes:
- a CDS encoding YiiX/YebB-like N1pC/P60 family cysteine hydrolase, with the protein product MRNIAKTIVLLFMAVTVFVGCNHAIKEKHFTLRNGDLLFQDIDCGDMCSAIETVTFGWHGAKFSHVGIVVVDSVGNTQVLEAISKGVSLTSLDEFLKRSADSAGKPKVIVGRLTENYRELTTAAVIRALNYMGKPYDTVFDISNDAYYCSELVYFAYLDSFGVPLFELKPMTFSDPATGTVFPVWKTYFEGMNLSIPEGAPGLNPGGISQSKNIEIVHVFGNPQGMMIDSTK
- a CDS encoding TIGR01212 family radical SAM protein (This family includes YhcC from E. coli K-12, an uncharacterized radical SAM protein.), translated to MNTTEKIYPWGDSRRYNSYAGYFKRVFGGRVQKLTIDAGFTCPNRDGSVSTGGCTYCNNDAFNPSYCLAVKPIIQQVEEGIEFHANRYRRAERFLAYFQAFSNTHAPLADLKSIYSQALAHPGVIGLVIGTRPDCIDAEKLDYFAELAKERYVIIEYGIESCYNSTLESINRGHSYELAEWAIRETAKRGIKVGAHIIFGLPGESQNEMLAQAKILSALPLDTIKFHQLQIVKDTAMERQYLADSTQFNLFGLDDYMEFLASFVEQFNPNIVIERFVNEVPPRFLVAPAWGNFRADQLGVMFEKLLESKDSWQGKFYTPLV
- a CDS encoding phosphate-starvation-inducible PsiE family protein, with amino-acid sequence MLKYLEWLEKSIIFILIGIITLILVFATLDMLITIGTKIITPPYFLQAENLMELFSVFLIILIGIELLETIKAFLKENIVHVEIVVLVAIIAVARKVIIWDSSKQASSELIPYAVILLSLAITYFVIRRSNKRLIFPRLKTPGTSNIIAKVEPKMKKK
- a CDS encoding efflux RND transporter permease subunit, which translates into the protein MDFIIKRKVFIGMFFIAITLLGYVSYKKLAVEIYPNVELPFLIVQVGSGIEVDPDYLEQKAIVPLEGVISTMEGIERITSSITPTYGIIIVSFKKNTNLKYSYLKLEQKVDQVKPTLPAGLFTQIVRFDASQFAGNFMELHVTGNGGLERLRNLVDKKVKNELENVEGVARVRIFGGKEKTIEVIVDPDACKAHGITTGDVRSALSSNQKQRTFVGKVQDGSSRMFVHMVAEYENVNDVGSIVVAKGPVFLKDVAQIYFGFKKEDSYSRINGQDAVTISITNDSQANMIELSHRTLAVIATLNEKLATQEVHIGVQSNSAETMENSIDDIADLAITGGFFAIYILWLFLGNIRIVSLIGLSIPISVYAAFNFFYAFDISINSLSLIGVALAVGMLVDNSVVVLENIFRHQSIPGSLADQSVLRGTGEVWRSIFASTLTTLAVFLPFTFSDIFLVKVLGFNVGISIVATLLISLIAALVLIPAITHFFISGGRKRVQTIQTIGLRHRLIQMYLALLKTGLRHPVATILSGVSLFFISLMLGLAFSVTSEEQAVTSQLKVFVTMQSGSSLETTDKTIRVIEGYLKEWPEVKQSSSRIQAANASISVELKEDFEKERDKRLIDLKNDLRQKTADLPNAMIDFEEAAGGGSGGGGARRGSGVESAAFAGMLGMGDNSESVILKGQDFRLLQKAADDLEFRLKSKTIWITQSIQPERPEVHLLFDQILLNELNIPLSEVGNALNNFSGEISTGIKFKQGNEEYDIIIKEKNTEEEKSKSRSARDLKVLPVKDLSGSEHDLQSVSEIEYATGKSEIMRVNQEKQVTLTFAYPEEAVNTREARDFYRAEIDQLVANYPLPSGVVAEIKHDQTDFSEYYFLIGAALLLIYMILASVFESLIAPLVLMFTIPLAAIGSILAIMLSGKSLLNSNALMGFIILIGVVVNNGIILLDYAKILRKRGFGKNRAIITSGISRVRPILITSLTTIVALVPLALGTKEYVATIGATFAITVIGGLSFSTILTLVFIPTCYSGLENGIEWIRNQTKVVQIIMLATLLFGSFSIYYMADGFLLKMGGITSLLIAVPALTHFLISSTRRAKTKLIADAEPIRIKIQNLVKVYERDGRFSREWNSGKRLVSRLVGSKELTLKAVLLNYRWQLPLLGFLIYFTYFRLEGLFMTFIFVHLTGLSLVNVFTPINKAFTAWKPLWGINRWIKSHLLKILVWGYMFMNLAVFYAKSSSVGLVVFLGIIWTLAIIIYLTARKLYNDQINVDRITGRMGGIRRAFYRLVKAIPFLGKRRQPFKALAGVSLEIETGMFGLLGPNGAGKTTMMRIICGILDQSYGKIFINGIDTLERREELQGLIGYLPQEFGTYENLTAWDYLDYQAMLKGITDEPTRLQRIEYVLKSVHMLEKKDQKIGSFSGGMKQRIGIAQILLHLPRILVVDEPTAGLDPRERIRFRNLLVDLSRERIVIFSTHVIEDISSSCNNVAVINKGALKYVGIPHDMTNLAEGFVWNFTIPMEEFEQFGEKALVVHHRLEGDLVRVRCVSALKPTPNAELVKPGLEDAYLCLLKNIVSA
- a CDS encoding efflux RND transporter permease subunit, whose product is MKKITQFAVDYPVSILMIIFAIGVLGWFSFDKLGVDLFPNLNNPRLFIEVRSGERPPEEMEKKFVESLESMAIRQIGVVEVASVVRAGSAQITVEFGWKTDMDEAFLDLQKAVNTFSNKEQSDEIRITQHDPNAAPIMVIGFSKAGDPDLNQLRKLADHYIRNELVRIEGVAEVEVSGAEESEMRITTDSYRLQAFGLTLSEISQKIMAHNQQISGGTITESGMQYIVKGVSLLKTVEDFNALVVGYKSTQKGNPAGTRAPIYLQEVASISVSNQDPINIVRLNGQRCLALSVYKETKFNTVKAVAEVNKSLTAIRKILPSCRLDVITNQGTFISQAIGEVKDSLLVGIVLAIGVLYFFLRRAGTTLIVSITIPISIVATFLLMYFTGMSLNIMTLGGLALGAGMLVDNAIVVIENIFRNHEEGKSVRDAAIIGTSEVGIAITASTITTIVVFLPIVYLHGASGELFRDQALTVTYSLLCSLFAAILVLPMLYKFFYANKPAPVSTKSLKFAGYGRFLEKVLKKRVVVMVTAIIVTIGSFLLVPFIGTEFMPQADSREFTFDLKMQEGTTLPRTSAAVSNIEQVITDALGNDLELIYSQVGPSGGLSDNASSVYTGENTANVRIILKKESKRSPEDVMAIITKATSGVLGLEIGFNRDDSALRQILGTQEAPVVVEIKGDDLNLLTEICDSVKARMLLVKDIYNIQTSIEEGTPEVEIQLNRIKAGMYNLSMQAVIDQVKSQLEGQDAGQVDYQGELRPIKIRIPEKSLSQLDGLLIQNGDQVFRLSEIATISRSRSPREIYHRNQVRMVKIFAQKASDVPLDKVAKQIEERISSIQLPSQYRIQVTGEEEKRKEAMANLSTAFILSILLVYMVMASQFESLVHPFTIMLSIPLSLAGTFITFFILGRPMNIMALIGIIMLAGITVNASIILIDRITQLRKSGLNRHEAIVVAARQRIRPILMTTLTTILALIPMVIGFGEGASLRAPMALAVIGGLVSSTILTLIVIPCFYDTFDRLLGRFQNDQPNND